From a region of the Necator americanus strain Aroian chromosome Unknown Necator_2022.05.29.01.07, whole genome shotgun sequence genome:
- a CDS encoding uncharacterized protein (NECATOR_2022.05.29.01.07.G27.T1), which yields MTSNDCVNGNRESNPTEENEEGMEEGEITDTEDSGFIPVIEGKVLSAAADSNDISDSSDPLGSEDDEPPEEILNKVARKKVEESGLLTQEIDPKLCFMCQKTPHKYRCPKCDLRTCSVVCSKQHKEVKNCDGVRPPFQPVSKLSQFDANKSVQDQRFLHAVQSSVKNPSLLSSPLPSTSKEQRHGLMSEERRLSKAMEHGGQFSAKDESEENLEGFRHKVNSVKERYLMQNALRRRIWLSFSDDKGGEDSSRHEQFSDTIFWCVDLIFNKQLEGDSISTYTYRVQNIPETIRLVTILRQFLKPRQHGCIVSRSDLDLEKLSPFIEAGIEGVNGFMRVPGYEPERFYLVDLQKDVLHNTRNRVIIDHPKIIITLDTEFITSYCLISEAEAEEIRQKQRQSRAMARSAQEGSSHDFSHGDEFRGRRSFRGGRGTQRGGFRGGFRGQNDYRISRGQRGGFWGRGGSGKRFSDHDDFGYQHKKVRGGRGGGERGLRRNYRSLDEEFDPFEPFEGPIRLPRSYLGSKNDGDGSASADSQAANSQRSEQNNAMSNGNE from the exons ATGACTTCTAATGATTGTGTTAATGGTAATAGGGAGAGTAATCCAACAGAAGAAAATG AGGAAGGTATGGAAGAAGGCGAAATTACCGATACTGAGGACTCGGGCTTCATACCCGTTATTGAAG GTAAGGTATTAAGTGCAGCTGCTGATTCCAATGATATAAGTGACTCAAGCGATCCTCTTGGGAGCGAAGATGATGAACCTCCAGAGGAAATTCTTAACAAAGTTGCTAGAAAG AAAGTTGAAGAGAGCGGTTTGCTCACGCAGGAAATTGATCCTAAGCTTTGTTTTATGTGCCAAAAAACACCACACAAGTATAG ATGTCCAAAATGTGATCTCAGAACTTGCTCCGTAGTATgctcaaaacaacacaaagaaGTCAAAAAT TGTGATGGTGTTCGTCCACCTTTTCAACCTGTTTCGAAGCTCTCCCAATTTGACGCTAACAAGTCTGTTCAAGACCAACGATTTCTTCATGCAGTGCAAAGCAGCGTGAAAAACCCATCACTGTTGAGCTCCCCTTTACCATCTACTTCCAAGGAACAACGTCATGGATTG ATGTCTGAAGAAAGGAGATTGTCAAAGGCTATGGAGCATGGAGGTCAATTTAGTGCGAAAGACGAGAGCGAGGAAAATTTGGAAGGATTTCGACACAAG GTCAATTCGGTGAAAGAGCGTTACCTTATGCAGAATGCCCTGCGTCGTCGCATTTGGCTTTCCTTCAGTGATGATAAAG GCGGTGAAGACAGTTCACGACATGAGCAGTTTTCGGATACAATATTTTGGTGTGTTGATCTCATTTTCAACAAGCAACTCGAAGGCGATTCGATCTCCACTTACACGTATCGTGTTCAGAATATCCCCGAGACTATCAGACTCGTAACG atACTACGGCAGTTTCTTAAACCCCGACAACATGGATGCATCGTTTCAAGATCGGACCTTGACTTGGAGAAATTGTCGCCGTTTATAGAAGCTGGAATTGAGGGAGTGAATGGATTTATGCGGGTGCCAGGTTATGAACCTGAAAG GTTCTACCTGGTGGACCTCCAGAAGGATGTACTTCATAACACAAGGAATCGTGTGATTATTGACCATCCAAAGATAATTATAACCTTGGACACAGAATTTATCACATCTTACTGT CTTATATCGGAAGCTGAAGCAGAGGAAATTAGACAGAAGCAGCGTCAATCGAGGGCTATGGCTCGATCGGCTCAGGAG gGGAGTAGTCATGACTTTTCTCATGGCGATGAATTTCGAGGTCGCCGAAGTTTCAGAGGCGGTAGAGGTACACAACGAGGCGGATTTCGTGGAGGGTTTCGTGGTCAAAATGACTACAGAATAAGTCGCGGCCAACGAGGAGGGTTTTGG GGAAGAGGAGGTAGTGGCAAAAGATTTTCGGACCATGACGATTTCGGCTATCAGCACAAGAAAGTAAGAGGGGGACGAGGTGGAGGGGAACGAGGACTTCGCCGTAACTACag gAGTCTCGACGAGGAATTTGATCCATTTGAACCTTTCGAGGGACCAATTCGCCTGCCTCGTTCATATCTTGGAAGTAAAAATGATGGCGACGGGAGCGCCAGTGCTGATTCGCAGGCGGCTAACAGTCAGCGTAGCGAACAAAATAATGCGATGTCGAATGGAAATGAATAA
- a CDS encoding uncharacterized protein (NECATOR_2022.05.29.01.07.G26.T1), whose protein sequence is MARNAEKAMTALARWRRLKEEEEKGPIAKRPHDTNLCHNLGDAERFRREIAKEIAKKIALIQNPGLGEFKIRDLNDEINKMIRIKYAWEMRIRELGGMDYRKISSRELDKEGREVASNKGYKYFGAAKDLPGVRELFEESKELEQMRKTRAELMKNVDADYYGYLDDDDGLLIPLEKEEEKRAIEQAEQYFAEHGAERFQKEYGDDLEEDIYKIRDDSDGEDIDTKESIVVGEDGKQMTIKHVLVPTQKDIEEMIIERKKQELMEKYLSSN, encoded by the exons ATG GCACGAAATGCGGAGAAGGCAATGACTGCATTGGCGCGGTGGCGCCGTttgaaagaggaagaagaaaag GGACCGATAGCTAAGAGACCTCACGATACAAACCTCTGTCACAACCTTGGAGATGCTGAGCGGTTTCGTCGGGAG ATCGCTAAAGAGATCGCAAAGAAGATTGCTCTCATCCAAAATCCTGGTCTTGGCGAGTTCAAGATTCGGGACCTCAACGATGAAATTAATAAGATGATCCGTATTAAATATGCTTGGGAAATGAGGATCAGAGAACTAGGAGGCATGGACTACAG GAAAATTTCATCTCGAGAGCTTgataaagaaggaagagaggTAGCGTCCAACAAAGGTTATAAATATTTCGGTGCCGCTAAAGATCTACCTGGTGTTCGGGAACTGTTCGAGGAATCAAAGGAGTTAGAG CAAATGCGGAAGACACGAGCAGAACTTATGAAAAACGTTGATGCAGACTACTATGGTTATTTGGATGATGATGACGGATTGTTAATACCGttggaaaaggaagaagagaaaagagctATTGAACAAGCTGAGCAG TACTTTGCTGAACATGGTGCTGAAAGATTCCAAAAAGAATATGGAGACGATTTAGAAGAAGATATATACAAAATTCGCGAT GATTCGGATGGTGAAGATATCGACACAAAAGAATCGATCGTTGTTGGAGAAGATGGGAAACAGATGACGATTAAACACGTACTG GTACCAACTCAAAAAGATATTGAGGAAATGATTATCGAAAGGAAGAAACAGGAACTCATGGAGAAGTACCTATCTTCCAACTGA
- a CDS encoding uncharacterized protein (NECATOR_2022.05.29.01.07.G27.T2), which translates to MSGSVSESSSDVQLTSMKPVKISDAVECRMDESGVEYTSSFDGTIGGMDVSGVIPASNDENGEYDRALGRFMRNEIDYDEFMRLTGGQTIEEEMAADGAGDSIEDDIEEELEYATTDEMQTHPVKSEFSSRAGKDLPVHVRNLMQEIVNDELGACRADALLIPAPMETDESQPSTSQSGAVDSSTERERIPRKLSKTMDALLGHANVIYARGNTQEALTVLLEVIRQEPRNAASYRQVSDIYEELGDCQKSLQYGLLAAHLDPRTPAEDWAHWGDESKKLDLIEEAAACYGRAVRLDVKNWKYYESRIEMLDILGLRPLAMRTRLQAAQMINPSQAGVDFEWFHELIKTVAQYYITINDEDRAILALEAFVLRSKEFGRSADNQHETLIGMWMAKSKFTEAAKSIFALCDGISVSNISDGTPAMSISLSHGTYSVEPFPPKSDVEFHVDESFSTITLSRLIVCFIGLGRRDLATPLKEILLKRNLTNHNEEPYVLEIARAFYNCDAFKTTKLFLESLQEWNNYCDNAEMWFIYGNTAAALKDIPTAMESFEKVLQVNPGHVDARINLSGLQQKIGQSDRALETLQDYDLDTCTHLPDERLLIRQADVLFESQKTEQFVRCCRMLLTPHFYEVHRNQETASRRRSSKNGIFLSNTLRVAAMNAITNTNWEKFVRRLGTAAFNERRSVDDIDPALIHDYCLKLIECLLAAKRYQDMLVVCCYAFLQPRINKSEKATTFQNLLYFCAIKAQCWSVAFEYVRWYHMLTNTAHQLALPNNREVLYKRLFNAMNYVFVHSQNVSYHRYVMRSLAKCPGNHALQAISGNNSLITGTYRHALGEYLRVWNQNKKNPLICLLLALTFTHMSCKKDLSSRHMIAVRGVAFMKLYEKNRPCRQESYYNIGRMFHQMSITPLAIYFYEKVLAEPPPLVYYTDDEGNEVLRPDSMYDMRRFAAHNLALMYRASGNDYLARKMYAKYLVV; encoded by the exons ATGAGTGGTAGCGTGTCAGAGAGTTCTTCAGATGTGCAGCTGACATCCATGAAGCCTGTCAAAATCTCGGATGCGGTGGAATGTCGGATGGATG AAAGTGGGGTCGAGTACACATCTTCATTTGATGGCACAATAGGAGGGATGGATGTATCAGGAGTGATTCCAg CATCTAACGACGAAAATGGTGAATACGATCGAGCTCTTGGGCGTTTTATGCGCAACGAGATCGACTATGACGAGTTCATGCGACTTACAGGTGGACAAACCATCGAGGAGGAGATGGCCGCTGACGGCGCAG gaGATTCAATAGAAGACGATATAGAAGAAGAGCTTGAATACGCCACAACGGATGAAATGCAG ACTCATCCGGTCAAGAGCGAGTTTTCTTCCCGGGCTGGCAAAGATCTTCCCGTTCACGTAAGGAATCTGATGCAAGAg ATAGTTAACGATGAACTCGGCGCTTGTCGAGCCGATGCTCTTTTAATTCCTGCTCCAATGGAAACGGATGAAAGTCAACCATCGACTTCTCAGTCCGGTGCAGTGGATTCGAGCACGGAACGGGAAAGAATCCCAAGGAAGTTGAGCAAGACCATGGATGCCCTGTTGGGCCATGCTAACGTTATATACGCTAGGGGAAACACTCAAGAAGCGTTGACCGTGTTGCTTGAA gtcaTCCGTCAAGAACCTCGAAATGCTGCCTCGTACCGTCAAGTTTCTGATATCTACGAAGAACTGGGGGATTGTCAGAAGAGTTTACA ATATGGTCTACTCGCTGCACATTTGGATCCAAGAACTCCTGCTGAAGATTGGGCTCATTGGGGAGACGAGTCGAAAAAGCTCGATCTTATCGAAGAGGCTGCTGCTTGTTATGGGCGAG CTGTGCGCTTAGACGTAAAGAATTGGAAATATTACGAGAGTCGTATAGAAATGTTAGATATTCTTG GTCTTCGACCATTGGCCATGCGCACACGCCTGCAAGCTGCACAAATGATTAACCCATCTCAAGCCGGAGTAGATTTCGAATGGTTTCATGAATTAATCAAAACG GTGGCACAATACTACATTACTATAAACGATGAAGATCGCGCCATCCTTGCACTGGAAGCTTTCGTGTTACGTAGCAAAGAATTTGGAAGATCTGCAGACAATCAACATGAAACGTTGATAG GTATGTGGATGGCAAAGAGCAAATTCACTGAAGCTGCAAAGTCGATATTCGCTTTGTGCGACGGCATTTCGGTATCGAACATATCGGATGGAACACCAGCTATGTCG ATTTCCCTTTCACACGGCACTTATTCGGTCGAGCCGTTTCCACCAAAAAGCGACGTTGAGTTTCATGTGGACGAGTCATTCAGTACTATAACTCTCAGTCGACTGATAGTTTGTTTCATTGGTTTGGGAAGGAGAGACTTGGCTACA CCACTGAAAGAAATTCTTCTCAAGAGAAATTTGACTAATCACAATGAGGAGCCATATGTGCTCGAAATCGCCAGGGCGTTCTACAACTGTGATGCGTTTAAAACCACAAAG TTGTTTCTGGAAAGTTTGCAAGAATGGAACAACTACTGTGATAATGCGGAAATGTGGTTCATTTATGGAAATACAGCTGCC GCTTTGAAAGATATTCCAACTGCGATGGAATCGTTCGAAAAGGTGCTACAAGTAAATCCCGGCCACGTCGACGCTCGAATCAACTTATCTGGTCTGCAGCAGAAGATTGGTCAGTCGGATCGTGCGTTAGAAACTCTACAAGATTACGACTTGGATACATGCACCCATCTTCCG GATGAAAGGCTGCTTATTCGACAAGCAGACGTCCTTTTCGAATCGCAGAAAACAGAGCAGTTTGTTCGTTGTTGTCGAATGCTTCTCACTCCTCACTTTTATGAAGTCCATCGCAATCAAGAAACTGCTAGTAGACGCCGCAGCTCTAAAAATG GAATTTTCCTAAGCAATACTCTACGCGTTGCTGCGATGAACGCCATCACTAATACGAACTGGGAGAAGTTTGTACGCCGTCTAGGAACAGCCGCTTTTAATGAACGTCGTAGTGTTGACGATATAGATCCAGCTTTA ATCCATGATTACTGCCTGAAACTTATCGAATGTCTGCTTGCAGCTAAGCGTTATCAG GATATGCTCGTAGTTTGCTGCTACGCTTTTCTACAGCCTCGCATCAATAAGTCGGAAAA GGCCACTACATTCCAAAATCTGTTGTATTTCTGTGCGATCAAAGCTCAGTGTTGGTCCGTTGCCTTCGAATATGTGCGATGGTATCACATGCTGACTAAT ACAGCCCATCAACTGGCTCTACCGAACAATCGCGAAGTGCTCTACAAACGACTATTCAATGCTATGAACTACGTCTTTGTGCATTCTCAGAATGTATCGTATCATCGTTATGTAATGAGATCGCTCGCTAAG tgtCCAGGAAACCATGCCCTTCAAGCTATATCAGGGAACAACTCGCTTATTACTGGGACTTATCGACACGCTCTTG GAGAGTATCTGCGAGTATGGaaccaaaataagaaaaatccactGATTTGCTTACTACTAGCATTGACTTTTACTCATATGTCATGTAAAAAGGACCTTAGCAGTAGACATATGATTGCTGTTCGG GGAGTTGCGTTTATGAAATTGTACGAAAAGAATCGACCATGTCGTCAGGAGAGTTATTATAATATTGGTCGTATGTTTCATCAGATGTCTATAACTCCTCTAGCGATCTACTTCTATGAGAAG gTACTCGCCGAACCACCTCCTCTTGTTTATTACACTGACGATGAAGGAAATGAGGTTTTACGTCCGGACAGCAT gTACGACATGCGGCGCTTTGCTGCACACAACCTCGCATTGATGTACCGTGCTAGTGGGAACGACTATCTTGCTCGAAAGATGTATGCAAAGTACTTAGTGGTATAA
- a CDS encoding uncharacterized protein (NECATOR_2022.05.29.01.07.G27.T4), translating into MTSNDCVNGNRESNPTEENEEGMEEGEITDTEDSGFIPVIEGKVLSAAADSNDISDSSDPLGSEDDEPPEEILNKVARKKVEESGLLTQEIDPKLCFMCQKTPHKYRCPKCDLRTCSVVCSKQHKEVKNCDGVRPPFQPVSKLSQFDANKSVQDQRFLHAVQSSVKNPSLLSSPLPSTSKEQRHGLMSEERRLSKAMEHGGQFSAKDESEENLEGFRHKVNSVKERYLMQNALRRRIWLSFSDDKGGEDSSRHEQFSDTIFWCVDLIFNKQLEGDSISTYTYRVQNIPETIRLVTILRQFLKPRQHGCIVSRSDLDLEKLSPFIEAGIEGVNGFMRVPGYEPERFYLVDLQKDVLHNTRNRVIIDHPKIIITLDTEFITSYCLISEAEAEEIRQKQRQSRAMARSAQEGSSHDFSHGDEFRGRRSFRGGRGTQRGGFRGGFRGQNDYRISRGQRGGFWGRGGSGKRFSDHDDFGYQHKKVRGGRGGGERGLRRNYRSLDEEFDPFEPFEGPIRLPRSYLGSKNDGDGSASADSQAANTRMSGSVSESSSDVQLTSMKPVKISDAVECRMDESGVEYTSSFDGTIGGMDVSGVIPASNDENGEYDRALGRFMRNEIDYDEFMRLTGGQTIEEEMAADGAGDSIEDDIEEELEYATTDEMQTHPVKSEFSSRAGKDLPVHVRNLMQEIVNDELGACRADALLIPAPMETDESQPSTSQSGAVDSSTERERIPRKLSKTMDALLGHANVIYARGNTQEALTVLLEVIRQEPRNAASYRQVSDIYEELGDCQKSLQYGLLAAHLDPRTPAEDWAHWGDESKKLDLIEEAAACYGRAVRLDVKNWKYYESRIEMLDILGLRPLAMRTRLQAAQMINPSQAGVDFEWFHELIKTVAQYYITINDEDRAILALEAFVLRSKEFGRSADNQHETLIGMWMAKSKFTEAAKSIFALCDGISVSNISDGTPAMSISLSHGTYSVEPFPPKSDVEFHVDESFSTITLSRLIVCFIGLGRRDLATPLKEILLKRNLTNHNEEPYVLEIARAFYNCDAFKTTKLFLESLQEWNNYCDNAEMWFIYGNTAAALKDIPTAMESFEKVLQVNPGHVDARINLSGLQQKIGQSDRALETLQDYDLDTCTHLPDERLLIRQADVLFESQKTEQFVRCCRMLLTPHFYEVHRNQETASRRRSSKNGIFLSNTLRVAAMNAITNTNWEKFVRRLGTAAFNERRSVDDIDPALIHDYCLKLIECLLAAKRYQDMLVVCCYAFLQPRINKSEKATTFQNLLYFCAIKAQCWSVAFEYVRWYHMLTNTAHQLALPNNREVLYKRLFNAMNYVFVHSQNVSYHRYVMRSLAKCPGNHALQAISGNNSLITGTYRHALGEYLRVWNQNKKNPLICLLLALTFTHMSCKKDLSSRHMIAVRGVAFMKLYEKNRPCRQESYYNIGRMFHQMSITPLAIYFYEKVLAEPPPLVYYTDDEGNEVLRPDSMYDMRRFAAHNLALMYRASGNDYLARKICGQIGMFVLALLADTVAVKPHELGKELGAVLRRRINQRLSNKVVPELGLCICVYDLLEVGVTYILPGEGSGHTRVKFRLVVFRPHVDEVIQARVVSSNSRGLTLSVEFFEDITIPAERLPEPHVFEQSEQVWYWEYPSEDGQPPARLYMDPGKTVRFRVVENIFRDVKPNLTPEEAQKEKSYEIIGTMAETGLGCVAWWSQDAAEDAGEEVEDMEEE; encoded by the exons ATGACTTCTAATGATTGTGTTAATGGTAATAGGGAGAGTAATCCAACAGAAGAAAATG AGGAAGGTATGGAAGAAGGCGAAATTACCGATACTGAGGACTCGGGCTTCATACCCGTTATTGAAG GTAAGGTATTAAGTGCAGCTGCTGATTCCAATGATATAAGTGACTCAAGCGATCCTCTTGGGAGCGAAGATGATGAACCTCCAGAGGAAATTCTTAACAAAGTTGCTAGAAAG AAAGTTGAAGAGAGCGGTTTGCTCACGCAGGAAATTGATCCTAAGCTTTGTTTTATGTGCCAAAAAACACCACACAAGTATAG ATGTCCAAAATGTGATCTCAGAACTTGCTCCGTAGTATgctcaaaacaacacaaagaaGTCAAAAAT TGTGATGGTGTTCGTCCACCTTTTCAACCTGTTTCGAAGCTCTCCCAATTTGACGCTAACAAGTCTGTTCAAGACCAACGATTTCTTCATGCAGTGCAAAGCAGCGTGAAAAACCCATCACTGTTGAGCTCCCCTTTACCATCTACTTCCAAGGAACAACGTCATGGATTG ATGTCTGAAGAAAGGAGATTGTCAAAGGCTATGGAGCATGGAGGTCAATTTAGTGCGAAAGACGAGAGCGAGGAAAATTTGGAAGGATTTCGACACAAG GTCAATTCGGTGAAAGAGCGTTACCTTATGCAGAATGCCCTGCGTCGTCGCATTTGGCTTTCCTTCAGTGATGATAAAG GCGGTGAAGACAGTTCACGACATGAGCAGTTTTCGGATACAATATTTTGGTGTGTTGATCTCATTTTCAACAAGCAACTCGAAGGCGATTCGATCTCCACTTACACGTATCGTGTTCAGAATATCCCCGAGACTATCAGACTCGTAACG atACTACGGCAGTTTCTTAAACCCCGACAACATGGATGCATCGTTTCAAGATCGGACCTTGACTTGGAGAAATTGTCGCCGTTTATAGAAGCTGGAATTGAGGGAGTGAATGGATTTATGCGGGTGCCAGGTTATGAACCTGAAAG GTTCTACCTGGTGGACCTCCAGAAGGATGTACTTCATAACACAAGGAATCGTGTGATTATTGACCATCCAAAGATAATTATAACCTTGGACACAGAATTTATCACATCTTACTGT CTTATATCGGAAGCTGAAGCAGAGGAAATTAGACAGAAGCAGCGTCAATCGAGGGCTATGGCTCGATCGGCTCAGGAG gGGAGTAGTCATGACTTTTCTCATGGCGATGAATTTCGAGGTCGCCGAAGTTTCAGAGGCGGTAGAGGTACACAACGAGGCGGATTTCGTGGAGGGTTTCGTGGTCAAAATGACTACAGAATAAGTCGCGGCCAACGAGGAGGGTTTTGG GGAAGAGGAGGTAGTGGCAAAAGATTTTCGGACCATGACGATTTCGGCTATCAGCACAAGAAAGTAAGAGGGGGACGAGGTGGAGGGGAACGAGGACTTCGCCGTAACTACag gAGTCTCGACGAGGAATTTGATCCATTTGAACCTTTCGAGGGACCAATTCGCCTGCCTCGTTCATATCTTGGAAGTAAAAATGATGGCGACGGGAGCGCCAGTGCTGATTCGCAGGCGGCTAACA CACGAATGAGTGGTAGCGTGTCAGAGAGTTCTTCAGATGTGCAGCTGACATCCATGAAGCCTGTCAAAATCTCGGATGCGGTGGAATGTCGGATGGATG AAAGTGGGGTCGAGTACACATCTTCATTTGATGGCACAATAGGAGGGATGGATGTATCAGGAGTGATTCCAg CATCTAACGACGAAAATGGTGAATACGATCGAGCTCTTGGGCGTTTTATGCGCAACGAGATCGACTATGACGAGTTCATGCGACTTACAGGTGGACAAACCATCGAGGAGGAGATGGCCGCTGACGGCGCAG gaGATTCAATAGAAGACGATATAGAAGAAGAGCTTGAATACGCCACAACGGATGAAATGCAG ACTCATCCGGTCAAGAGCGAGTTTTCTTCCCGGGCTGGCAAAGATCTTCCCGTTCACGTAAGGAATCTGATGCAAGAg ATAGTTAACGATGAACTCGGCGCTTGTCGAGCCGATGCTCTTTTAATTCCTGCTCCAATGGAAACGGATGAAAGTCAACCATCGACTTCTCAGTCCGGTGCAGTGGATTCGAGCACGGAACGGGAAAGAATCCCAAGGAAGTTGAGCAAGACCATGGATGCCCTGTTGGGCCATGCTAACGTTATATACGCTAGGGGAAACACTCAAGAAGCGTTGACCGTGTTGCTTGAA gtcaTCCGTCAAGAACCTCGAAATGCTGCCTCGTACCGTCAAGTTTCTGATATCTACGAAGAACTGGGGGATTGTCAGAAGAGTTTACA ATATGGTCTACTCGCTGCACATTTGGATCCAAGAACTCCTGCTGAAGATTGGGCTCATTGGGGAGACGAGTCGAAAAAGCTCGATCTTATCGAAGAGGCTGCTGCTTGTTATGGGCGAG CTGTGCGCTTAGACGTAAAGAATTGGAAATATTACGAGAGTCGTATAGAAATGTTAGATATTCTTG GTCTTCGACCATTGGCCATGCGCACACGCCTGCAAGCTGCACAAATGATTAACCCATCTCAAGCCGGAGTAGATTTCGAATGGTTTCATGAATTAATCAAAACG GTGGCACAATACTACATTACTATAAACGATGAAGATCGCGCCATCCTTGCACTGGAAGCTTTCGTGTTACGTAGCAAAGAATTTGGAAGATCTGCAGACAATCAACATGAAACGTTGATAG GTATGTGGATGGCAAAGAGCAAATTCACTGAAGCTGCAAAGTCGATATTCGCTTTGTGCGACGGCATTTCGGTATCGAACATATCGGATGGAACACCAGCTATGTCG ATTTCCCTTTCACACGGCACTTATTCGGTCGAGCCGTTTCCACCAAAAAGCGACGTTGAGTTTCATGTGGACGAGTCATTCAGTACTATAACTCTCAGTCGACTGATAGTTTGTTTCATTGGTTTGGGAAGGAGAGACTTGGCTACA CCACTGAAAGAAATTCTTCTCAAGAGAAATTTGACTAATCACAATGAGGAGCCATATGTGCTCGAAATCGCCAGGGCGTTCTACAACTGTGATGCGTTTAAAACCACAAAG TTGTTTCTGGAAAGTTTGCAAGAATGGAACAACTACTGTGATAATGCGGAAATGTGGTTCATTTATGGAAATACAGCTGCC GCTTTGAAAGATATTCCAACTGCGATGGAATCGTTCGAAAAGGTGCTACAAGTAAATCCCGGCCACGTCGACGCTCGAATCAACTTATCTGGTCTGCAGCAGAAGATTGGTCAGTCGGATCGTGCGTTAGAAACTCTACAAGATTACGACTTGGATACATGCACCCATCTTCCG GATGAAAGGCTGCTTATTCGACAAGCAGACGTCCTTTTCGAATCGCAGAAAACAGAGCAGTTTGTTCGTTGTTGTCGAATGCTTCTCACTCCTCACTTTTATGAAGTCCATCGCAATCAAGAAACTGCTAGTAGACGCCGCAGCTCTAAAAATG GAATTTTCCTAAGCAATACTCTACGCGTTGCTGCGATGAACGCCATCACTAATACGAACTGGGAGAAGTTTGTACGCCGTCTAGGAACAGCCGCTTTTAATGAACGTCGTAGTGTTGACGATATAGATCCAGCTTTA ATCCATGATTACTGCCTGAAACTTATCGAATGTCTGCTTGCAGCTAAGCGTTATCAG GATATGCTCGTAGTTTGCTGCTACGCTTTTCTACAGCCTCGCATCAATAAGTCGGAAAA GGCCACTACATTCCAAAATCTGTTGTATTTCTGTGCGATCAAAGCTCAGTGTTGGTCCGTTGCCTTCGAATATGTGCGATGGTATCACATGCTGACTAAT ACAGCCCATCAACTGGCTCTACCGAACAATCGCGAAGTGCTCTACAAACGACTATTCAATGCTATGAACTACGTCTTTGTGCATTCTCAGAATGTATCGTATCATCGTTATGTAATGAGATCGCTCGCTAAG tgtCCAGGAAACCATGCCCTTCAAGCTATATCAGGGAACAACTCGCTTATTACTGGGACTTATCGACACGCTCTTG GAGAGTATCTGCGAGTATGGaaccaaaataagaaaaatccactGATTTGCTTACTACTAGCATTGACTTTTACTCATATGTCATGTAAAAAGGACCTTAGCAGTAGACATATGATTGCTGTTCGG GGAGTTGCGTTTATGAAATTGTACGAAAAGAATCGACCATGTCGTCAGGAGAGTTATTATAATATTGGTCGTATGTTTCATCAGATGTCTATAACTCCTCTAGCGATCTACTTCTATGAGAAG gTACTCGCCGAACCACCTCCTCTTGTTTATTACACTGACGATGAAGGAAATGAGGTTTTACGTCCGGACAGCAT gTACGACATGCGGCGCTTTGCTGCACACAACCTCGCATTGATGTACCGTGCTAGTGGGAACGACTATCTTGCTCGAAAGAT TTGTGGACAGATTGGCATGTTCGTGCTAGCGCTACTCGCGGATACTGTAGCTGTAAAACCTCACGAACTCGGGAAAGAGCTCGGTGCA GTTCTGAGACGTCGTATCAACCAGCGGCTTTCCAACAAGGTAGTGCCTGAGTTAGGTCTCTGTATATGTGTTTACGATCTTCTCGAAGTCGGCGTCACATATATTCTGCCCGGCGAAGGCAGTGGACATACAAGAGTGAAG TTTCGGCTGGTAGTTTTTCGCCCTCACGTTGACGAGGTTATCCAAGCACGGGTTGTTTCTTCTAATAGTCGTGGACTGACTTTATCAGTAGAGTTTTTCGAAGATATCACAATTCCTGCTGAGCGACTCCCTGAACCACATGTTTTTGAACAAAGCGAACAG